Proteins encoded together in one Peribacillus asahii window:
- a CDS encoding acetyltransferase, which yields MKPIIVIGEGGHSKVIQDIISASGVYTIIAILDDKYTELFEKDGIKIGPISEFSKLESSEAIIAIGSNHIRKKIVERLECVTYATLIHPSAIISPSANIAEGTVVMAGSIINADTIIGKHAIINSLAVIEHDNNIRDYAHISPGAILTGNVQVGEGTHIGAGVTIIPGKNVGNWSIIGAGATVVQDIPNDVTAVGIPAKVLKHLN from the coding sequence ATGAAGCCCATTATTGTGATTGGTGAAGGGGGCCACAGCAAGGTTATTCAGGATATTATTTCTGCTAGTGGAGTTTATACAATCATTGCTATCTTAGACGATAAATATACTGAGCTTTTCGAGAAAGATGGTATTAAGATAGGCCCAATATCTGAGTTCTCTAAATTAGAATCTTCTGAAGCTATTATTGCAATTGGTAGCAACCATATTCGTAAAAAAATAGTGGAAAGACTTGAATGTGTAACTTATGCAACACTTATTCACCCCTCAGCTATTATTAGTCCTTCTGCAAATATTGCGGAAGGAACTGTTGTGATGGCGGGGAGTATAATCAATGCTGATACTATTATTGGGAAGCATGCAATTATTAATTCTTTAGCTGTAATAGAACATGATAATAACATTAGAGACTATGCACACATTTCTCCAGGTGCTATTTTAACCGGTAATGTACAGGTAGGAGAGGGGACACATATTGGGGCAGGAGTTACTATAATACCGGGGAAAAATGTTGGAAATTGGTCTATAATTGGAGCGGGGGCCACTGTGGTTCAGGATATTCCTAATGATGTAACCGCTGTGGGAATACCAGCGA